CTTTTCAGCGCATTTACTGTAATGagattcataaacaaatgatttgtatgaactggttctttttagtgaatcaaaaacatatagcACAACCAGTGCAGTTCAAATCCTAAACAAATGAATCTTATGAGTCAgttcctgtagtgaatcgatacCTTTCAGTGGATTCACTGCAATcagattcataaacaaattatttgtgtgaactagttctttttagtgaatcagaaacacaTGACACAACCAGTGCAGTCCAAATCCTAAACAAATGAATCTTTTGAGCCAGTTCTCTTGGTGAACCAATACCTTTCAGCGAATTCGCTGTAATCagattcataaacaaatgattcttgtGAACTGTATTTTAAGGGAATCAAGgcatacagcacaaccagtgcagtttaaaatctaaataaatttattttatgagCTAGTTCTTACAGCGAATCAATACCTTACAGTTCATTCAGTGTAATCGGATTcttaaacaaatgatttgtgtgaattggttcttttttagtgaatcaaaaccattGAGTGGAATCAGTGGAAGCTGATTCCCAttcaaatgactcttatgaactggttcttttaaataaatcatgaaaACATGAAGTTCAATCAGTTTACTTTTCAGTTATTCTCTTGAATGACTCTAACGAGACAGTTCTTTGTACTGAATTAAACAGACTATGTAAGACCTAAATTAGCACCGTTGCTGACTCCATAAAGAATCATAAACTGAATCAAATCATTAAGAGGAATCAGAACTGCGATTGACATACTGTAAATCATACCTGTTGTCTTCTTATGGGGGTCTTTTATCAGACTTACATCGGATGCCGTAGATCATGAGCGGGTCCAGCTGTTTCTTGCCGTGTTTCCCCTGTCCGGAGAGGTTGGAGACGGCCTGCACCTCGCGGTGGAACAGGTAGTCCAGCAGCGTCAGCGCCATTTTCTCTGCTGTGCGACAGTTGGTGCTGATGTGCAGCATGTCCGCTGGAGATACGGGAGAGCGTACGCGCATCTCAGGGTTGTTTTCATCACCCAGCCACGTTCCTGCCGGATAGTCCTCTATAGAAGAAGgagaaaaataaacactgcAATTACAGAAATGTTTACACAGTTTTGTCCATTTTGATAAGTAACTTGCCACTATAATTTATGAGAGTTATGTAACTATAAAGCTGTCTGACAGAAAACCagtgtagggccctatgatttccgcgatgtGGCCAACGTAGATGGAattgcagaatccagtcataaaaatggaatttactgtataacaaggaatgtcatggaatttgccaagttttggatgaataaatgaaaagtaggtcagtacacttcaatcaaaacacaatatggactattgtctgtgaatattaagttGCAAAAATactgcttaaaggagaactccacttccagaacaacaattcacaaataatttactcacccccttttcatcccttcttgatttttcttcatgtaatggacttcaattgtgctcccgattttgaacttacaaaatgtagtttgaaagcggcttcaaagggctctaaacaatcccagccgaggaagaagggtcttatctagcgaaacgacctgtcatttttttcagaaataaaaatttgtatacattctaagcacaaaagctcatgaagcacaggttctgggatgcgcgtttacaatgctacatactattgaatcacgtcgaaaggtcacgtggacgtaggcggaaccacagacccagtgtttacaaagcaaacacgcaaagactaagaaagtgcaagtaagtcaaacactgtttacaaacaaaaaggtacagcgatgtcctcctctcaagttttTTGTACCTACACCgtttcgtagtagtgatgggaagtttggatcattttaccgactcggacctttgagtctcgttcagcaaaatgaacgaatctttttttctgagtcatttcgttcattttagcaaaatataattaaaatgttacgtgttacttccctaacacatctactgcttactcaaacgttgatcacactacaaacaagacaaaactataatgctataagaaacagaaaagattaattcattgtttacctgggtctttagtctatgattagctcacctcacctcttatcggacaagttttcaggtttgagtcgttcgttcatcacgtgacagccccataagatgaacgaacgactcgaaaaacccgaagactcgaaacaggtgaactaattccagtagagaacctaataggatgttgcgcatgcgcgactgaacgaatcattccccgagacgactcgttcttcccgagtcacattacaGATTCGTTCAAGAACctcccatcactaattcgtagtgtcgtggacgcacatcccagagcctgtgctacacaagcttttgtgcttaaaaagtatacaaatttttatttttcaaaaaaacaaaacaaaaaaaagaccaatcgtttcgctagataagacccttcttccttggctgggatcgtttagagccctttgaagctgcatttaaactacattttggaagttcaaaatcagggcaccaatgaagtccattatatgaagaaaaatcctgaaatgttttcctcagaaaccataatttctttacgactgaagacagaaacacatgaacatcttgaatgacaagggaaCTGACAAGTAaatgaattgttgttctggaagtggacttctcctttaagtgtgaatcctactactaataaaattactgttaaaacattgttattatttattttttttaaggacaaagagagtgagagagagagagcgtacagggccttaaaaatgtaatttttgttcaactttAAAGAAACTGCTATTAAATattgcaagtttcatgatttcaattaattgaaatgggaaaaaatgaaaCGGACTCCATAAAGAATTttttaagcaattaaaaaaaatatggatttatttcactttattctattttattttattttattttttgtaagggaaaataaatactattacattatattatattataatataatatatttattatattatattatattatattattagaataGATTGACAATAGTTTCACTACATTCAAATATCctgaattttaaatacttttcctgtctattatattatgtgtttgtccatgaattattttttaaccaattaaaaaaaactgaattcattttattttatattatattatattagcatgggaaaataaacattattgtattatattattttgacaATACTTTCACTACATTCAAATatccttatttttttatatttttctgtctATTATATGACATGTTTGGGTTTGtccataaattattttttaatctttttgttttaaataaaaaaaaatctggattttttattttattttattttattttattttattttactttatttttaagcatggggaaataaacattattatattatattatcacaaaataaatggatataaatacacataaataaaacaaaatatgaatattaaatgaaaaactcttaaaaaagttgaagtactaaaatgattaaagctgtaaataaaaaataaaaacaaacgaaacacaaatatacatatttaataaaaacaaaaatagcacaAGAGCATAACACAATGACTTAAACTGagaatataaaaaagcaaatagtacataaataaataaataatatttaaataataataacggATAAAATAAGCTAAcagcagcagaaaaaaaaaagatacacattatttaattacttcAAATATGTTCAGGactatattttaatcattaacaTAAACACtaattatttcactttattttatcttttcatattttcacaTCACGCAGTATCTTTATACAAGAAAACATGTATCTGTCTTTGTATTTGAACTCAGCATATTTGATATTTGGCATTAAAAGGCTTGAAAACCCCTGATCACTGTGCAAGACATAATGAAACATTTGTGTCAAAATATACGTGACTCTCACAATGTGGGAGACTGGGGGAACACATACATTAGTCATTGTTTtcaatatcagtgtactagcaATCCTAAATATTTGTGGAGGGGTGAGAGCAAATCCCTCAACGTCTGCGGCAGTAACGGACCTGAAATCTCAGCTCAGAGCAAATGCAAGAGTGTCCCCTGCTGGACATTATTTGTCACGAAACAAACACTTCACTAGAGCATTACTGGTTCAGTCCACTTAGGAAAGAGACGCTTTCTTTATTTGGCCAAAAATGCTGGCATGGCTGAAAACGATGATTGAAGTTCAACAGTAAGTCCATCGCATTTCTTCCTCACATAACTAACACTCGAAATATTACATAAGCAGGAATGTGTTCTCATCATGAGTGCTCTCAAgaaaaatattatgatttctggcataattTGTCTCAGAAAGGATTTGAATTGGCATTTCTGTTAAATGTTTGTATGTGAAGTACATGCCAAGCATTTCTTCGCTATAGCTTGACTGTGTTTACTGCGGTTCGGTTATAGTTTATCGTGGACGTGTGTTTCTGTGTCTCGTCAAAGCGAGTGTGTAAAAATGATGCTGGGAGTAAAATGTGTCGGGTCAAAAGGGTAAGCTGAGGAATATGTGAACTGTTTACattcaacataaaaatatgaaCGAAGGTTAAgcatgtaatataataaatgtacattttcataaactAATCTTGGATGCAGTGAAAAtgattgtaaaataatatttgcaaTTATTGTATGGCAATAGTAAAGAAGAAGTAAAGAATTTTCTAGCATATCCACATTTCTAGCAAAATAAATTCACTTTTCCACCATGACagtttttcaaatgtattaaaaaaaaactcaaattattcaaattttcaaatttattttgtaatgtaatgtaatgtaatataatataatacaatattatataatatatcttggcatgcaaaaaaaaaggttttaaatgataaattgataaataaattgcTAAATTATTAATGTATGTAGCTAAATAATTGTCAATATTCtgtaacataatataatgtaatataatataatacaatatttaaaattcagaaTATTTCAGTGTATCAAAACAAGTGCcaatatttagtaataatatataatataatataatatatgtaatattttggcatgcaaaaaaaaaaattaatttgtaaataaattgataaattgATGACTAAAAATTGTTATACCTtggcatgcaaaaaaaatatttctaaaactgataaattaataaataaattatacattattaaaaatattgaaaattcagaatattttaatgcagCTAAATAACTGTCagtataacaaaataaaataaaataataaaattgattttggcatgcaaaaaaatcatgaattttaaaactgatttaaaaattcaaacggataaattaataaataaatcgaTACATTATCAAAAATATTGACAATTCAGAATATTTCAATGCAGCTAAATAATTGTcagtataataaaatgaaataaaataaaataaaataaaataatttattttggcatgcaaaaaaatcatgaattttaaaactgctaaattgataaataaattgataaactGATGACTgaaaattgttataatatatattggcatgcaaaaaaaaaaaaaaactgataaattaataaataaatcgatacattattaaaaatattgacaaTTCAGAATATTTCAATCCAGCTAAATAATTGTcagtataataaaatgaaataaaatgaaataaaataaaataatttattttggcatgcaaaaaaatcatgaattttaaaactgataaattgctaaataaattgataaactGATGACTgaaaattgttataatatatattggcatgcaaaaaaaaaaaaattaactgataaattaataaataaattgatacattattaaaaaaaattgacaattcaGAATATTTCAATGCAGCTAAATAATTGTcagtataataaaatgaaataaaataaaataaaataattaatattttggcatgcaaaaaaaacatgaattttaaaactgataaaacgataaattaatgaataaaattttgtaaaaacttAAGGGCAAACCCAAATGTTTGTTatttataatagaaatatttaaaattcagaatatttgaatgtagcaaaacaattgccaatattttgtaataataaagaaataataaacaagcaataataataaacaaataaaaaatacggAAAATTTGTCAACATTttgtaatacaatataatattatataaatatttaaaattctgaATATTTCAGTGAAGCAAAACAACTgccattattttgtaataatataatataatattaatataatataatataatataatataatataatataatgatttcctagaaaatgcacatttctagcaaaacaaaattacaaaaaaattaaagcaaaaattgtccacattttgtaatataataaatataatataagataatataataatttaaaaatcatgatttttaaaactgattaaCTGATAAATAACTGTCATACAGTTGACATACTtcatatatagtataatataatataataattttctagaaatgcacatttctaGCAAAACAAAATTGCAAAGGAAAAATTgtcaacattttgtaatataatataatataatataataataatttatttaaaattcatgAAGTATGTCATATAGCTGACATacttcatatataatataatataataaataatataatagaatgtaatataacataatatataatataatataatataatgtaatatataatataatataataaataatataatataatgtaatataatgtaatatataatataatataatataatataatataatataataaataatataatataatataatataacatgattttttagaaaatgcacatttctagcaaaacaaaattacaaaaaaaaatgaaaaattgtcaacattttgtaatataataaatataatataatataataatttattatttaaaaatcatgatttttaaaactgatGAATTGATAAATAACTGTCATACAGTTGACATACTtcatacataatataatataatataatatatttaaatcttctagaaaatacacatttctagcaaaactttatttaaaaaaaaatatgtgtacaAATTgatagagggaaaaaaaaaccttatacatGGATATGAATGGGTGGAAGGACTGTTTCACACTTtcaaaccagaaaaaaataaataaataaataaaataaaataaaatcttagaAGATTTTAATCCAGCCAAACACTTGTtaacaactggtaaaaaaataaagtaatttactTTGGCATTCAAAGCGCCTCTCTCAACCACACGCAGCTGTACAAGACGGACAGTTTCTACACGGTTTAAGATTAAGATTAAAGACATGACACACTTTACCCCGCTCCCCGACATCAAACCGACGGCCGAAGTTGAAGCGAGGGGAAAAcaacacagacaaacaaaagcaaagccTTTAAAGAACCAAATGTACCACGGGTTGACTAAATATCATCACGAACAGCTGCGAACGAGTGAATATTTGCGGAGGAACGTCTTTGAACTAACCAAGCTAACCCAGACGCCACTCCAAAACAACCCAGTCaaataataagaaaagcaaAAGCAGAAGTTAAGCAATCAAAACAAACCCTTTAATCCCAGACCAAAGACTACATCCCTGAATCACGGACGACCAGACGCTCACACAACACACATGGCTCGCTGCTGTAACAAGCTTTAGTGGCTAGTCTAAAcagatttatattattaatcaataataGCTTAGCTTACTTTGATTTCACTAACCGGAGCCTGTTGTTCTCTGTTCACACTTGTAGGATGTCAAGGTTTTTCCCGCCATGTTTCTATGCTTAAACGTTACACAACCACAGACAAAACAGATGCGAGCCGTAAACATGCTATTATCTTATTTGCGCAGATGCGTTTGTAAGACGTCTTTGTCTTCAAACCTTTTcgataattgtttaaatttgttGCTCTTCTTGTGAGGCCATGTTTGTGCTCAACTCAAAACAAATGCTTCCCGCTTGCCTATAAAAATGATGTCCTTTAAAGTCGCCGTAAAATCAAAATTGGAATATTTTGTGGCTTCTGAGGAAATTTATTAGCTAGCGTACTTCTAAACGTTGACAGAAATAGCTTTTAGTGAAGTTCAATTTAACGTCTTTGTTCTTTGGGAAACTGATAATGTTGATGACTTTTGTCCAATCAGATTCTCTCTATACTGGGAATGTCCCGCCCCCCGATAACACTTGAAACTCATtagcatataacaaaataagcATATGAGCTTATGGACCTGATTCACAGATTGTGATCGCACGTTTCCACAGTTATTAATATCATAAATCTAGCAGTTTtcgtaatttaatttaaaaaagtacactttGCGTGTATACtgcttttaatattaaaattacattttcatgtattaaattatactttttaattaccttttatttatttttttaaataatgtgatttaaaacattacactttgtgtaatgttataatgtgttttattgcatttattacaaatataatatgttttgttacattggtatatatttttttttttttacaatttttgtattttttattttacttaaaaaaataatgtgcatttataaaattacactttgtattttattatcttggtatttatatttttaaacaaatattttgcattgtttatatttcattttaaatacagtttttttggtacattttttttatttttattttttatgtttttttattttaatttttaaatacttttcgtTTTATTACCttggtattttaaaaatgaaaagtacatttatgttATTATACTTTGTATCATATTGGTactatatttttgtgtaattttttttttttttttttttttttgtactttttatattttaattaaaaacaaacttcaTATACCAAACATTATACTTTGTGCTTTATTTCTttggtataatttttttttattttttacatatattttttaatttttacatttaaaatacatgtattatattacacttttacactttttttaaataatgtggatttataacatgctttgtgttttattaccttggtatataaatatttattaccttggtatttttttttaattttgtattttcttttattttgttcaaattgtttaaatgaatgtacatttacaattttaaactttgtattttatcatcttgtattcttttttttgtataatctGACATTTTGTAtcctcatatttttttatattttaagaaaaaaaaaatgtacaaaacattataattttactttggtaataaaacacaaaatggtattttttaaatttggttttatatttttatatacattttacatattcttatttattttattttatattatatacttgGCATTAAATTTGTATcgtttacatttttcaatttattctatttatttacatttttaaataatgtacatttataacattacgcttttaacattttttatttttgacattttttatatttctttatttttattgtttaaaaaataatgtatatttataattaggCTTTGTGTTTTACTAtcttagttttttatttataaaaatattttttaaattgttgtttttttatattttaaaaaacttaaaacttgaacttaatgtacataaaattatacttgtattttttatatattaattataaaaaattgcacatttataacactatacttgtgttttatgaactttctatttaataAACTGGTTAACACTGCTGTGTGAGCGTTTGTGATACAAAGGCTGAGGGAGTGACAGTAAATTTTCATTCCTCTGGCCAATGTAATCAATctccaaatattttttactcTTTTGGAAAgctataaatatgtaaatattatttaaaatgcatatgtgACTGTAattatcattacattttaaaataatacacaattCACTGAATCTTACCCTCTGAGTTGAGAGTGATGAGCGTTACGTTGTTTGTATTTTGAGACAAGGGCTGGCCGCTGTTAGAAACCGAATCGCTCGTTTCAGAGCCGCTTTCCTGATCCTCCTGAACCTCCTCCTGGACGGGAACCTTCAGCACTATCGTCTTCTGTCTTCCACGACCAACAGTActgcaatggaaaaaaaacacaaattacacAAGAGCTGTTATGGAGAGCTTATGCAACAGATCCAGAAATGGTctcctgtatatatttatacatcatgcaaacatttacaacatttttatttcatttatgcaCAGAAACACAATCAGTGGGACTCACTTGCTGAGCAGGTTCTCTAATGAGTCTGAGGCGCGCGGTGAAGTTTCCTCCCGCGTCTTCGGCCGTTCTCCGCTCACTATGACGTTCGTCTGAGGAACAACACTGACAGCAAACACTCACCGTTACCGATGCTGTCAAAACttcatatcactgcagttttacatttagattatcTTTACTGTTATCTAATACTCACTTAGTCaatctttacaaaaaataataatagtaatttaataatactgTTTAATGGCTGTTAAatctcaaaattattttataatgttataatttcttaatttatttgaatttaaaattattgtagtttttagtgttttattttagatttatttcaacaaaatattattgaattttaggatttaatattttacacttacagttttttttctatattttctagttaaattttttaacaaataatgtgGATTTACAACATTatgctttgtgttttattaccttggtatacatttttattttcaaaatgtatttaaattgttttaaaaatgaatgtacatttataaattatactttttatgatcttggtattttttatttaaaaatggtattttttttatccttatatatatatatatatatatatatatatatatatatatatatatgtatgtgtgtgtgtgtgtgtgtgtgtgtgtgtgtgtataataaaaaaaattacagaaaatatttaataaaacaaaatacggagtataatattatgaatgtacattcatttttaaaacaatttaaatacatttttaaaataaaaattggtatGTTTTTAATCCttggtattatatatatatatatatatatatatatatatttatttatttatttttaaatatatatatatatatatatatatatatacacatacatacatacatacatattaattttttaattaaaataatttaacaacattgtTAAATGCCAAtcgcaaaattatttttatttgttacaatACTTCAATTCATTTGcaaaattttttaaagatttttttttgtgttttattttaaatatagtttttaaatatattttttaatatattacgctttttgttttttaagttattgtttacatttttttctatttaaatgtaaaaaaaatggatttagaacattctgctttctgttttattaccttggtataaattacaatttttaaatttgtgtattttttattgtttaaaaaaattatggacatttataatattacagtttgcattttattatctcagtattttgtaatttttttaaaaaattgtatttttttaatattttaatgtaattacacTGTTAAATGCCAAtctcaaaattattttacaatgttacagttccttaatttatttgcaaaactttaaatgattttagtttttagtgttttattttaaattgatttcaaCAAAATAGTATTGAATTTTAAAACTGATCAGCTTCTAAATATCCagcataacataaaatattatcagctttttttctcagcatcAGACAGAACTTTAATATAAATACTGTAcatcccaaaaataaataaataatttaaaaaaataaataaataaataataaaatgcaccaAACCATTCAACTGTGTATAATTAGGACTGAAAAACTAAATATGcttattaactttaaaaagAAGTTGAAAAAAgcttcccatttttttttttgctgatatTAAAGGCATGTATTATGtaattttgataataaattcaaaaaatttgccatgattctttttttaaaacattttcacagaatCAGTCAATTCCCAAGGAAAGtgtaatattaatttacattttaagacatatttaatcatgaataaataaataaatatttattacaaaatagatataaattttacttaataaataattatttcataaatattaaaaaatgtttaggtcttaatattaatgaatagacccaaaatatatattatatattaattattatgttgataaatattaatacaataatgACTTTGTTTATTTCTAGATAATAACTAATTTTTACAGTCTATGTCCTGAATCATATGGGAAGCACAGCTCAGTAAAACTTGTgttcttgttttctgttttcatgcaGATCTACAAATATTCCCTAATAAAGATCATCTGGACATGTTTTTCCCACTTTTTCAAAGACAATTCACCATAAAGTGATTAAATCAATCTCAAGATGTTGCTCTGTGTGAACTGGTTTCAATTAACCAAACAATGAATCGTGAAGCATCTTCACTAACTGAAAAAAGGCCTCATCTGTGCTTCACTTACCAGCGTACTTTGTCGCAGGTCTGAGTGGCTCCAAACGGGGATCCTGACACCATGGGGACTTGAATGGTCGACTGGTTTTTCCCCATCACTGTGTCCAGTTTCTCGACTAAACCTCGACAGGTGGCCTCAAGAACCTGCAGCTTCGCCTCCATGCTGTCCAGACGCTGACAGATCGCCTGACTGATGGACACCAGCATTGACTGAAAGCAGACAGTTagagaaatacaaaaataaaccatgACCACAACAAACATCCGTGCTAACGTAAGCCGTTTATATTCGGTAGCAGATGAACTGATCTTTTCTATTAACCTTAATAGATGCTTCTTGACTAATGTCCATTCTTGCTCGTTTCCTGCCTGGTTGATCAGCGTCGTCATTATTCTCTAGGACATCTAGTTTAACAAAGACAAAAAGTAATGTAGAAAAGCACAAACGCTAGCTGCAGATGTTTTTAAGGATTTGAGAGGAGGACTCGCCTGTTTGGTGTCCTTCATGGTTCAAATCTGCCACTGCGATCTGGACTATCTCCACCAAATCCTGCTCTGACATCATTCAAACCTGCGCTTCAGAAAGACGTCACCGATAAATAATTGTCAGCTGCTTGTGTTACATCAATcagggttattattaaaattattattaaaaccaaaccaaaataaactaaaaccataaaaaaaaacaattaattaaaataaaataaacatttactgaaaaataaaataaaataaaataaaataaaataaaatttatttctggaagttgccaaaacaacatttcttaatttcatttagtttaaataattaaaactaaacctgaaataaaatttaataaaatctacaaaacatcaattataaaaacatacaaagaaattactaaaacttacatttaaaataaaattaaaatacaaaaacgaCTTAAACAATGAACGtgaatcataataataataaaaaacataataatattatctcaataatactaaattaacactttttttgatcaatattttgggagatataaaaattttttccttcattttaatggaaagtgtttttaatattttattatggatATTTTAAGCCATCACAAGGTAAATGTGTGATATTTACATGCACTTACTATTGTGTccttgcaaaaaataaataaataaatgtaattaaaactatacagacgctt
The sequence above is drawn from the Labeo rohita strain BAU-BD-2019 chromosome 25, IGBB_LRoh.1.0, whole genome shotgun sequence genome and encodes:
- the banp gene encoding protein BANP isoform X3; protein product: MMSEQDLVEIVQIAVADLNHEGHQTDVLENNDDADQPGRKRARMDISQEASIKSMLVSISQAICQRLDSMEAKLQVLEATCRGLVEKLDTVMGKNQSTIQVPMVSGSPFGATQTCDKVRCVVPQTNVIVSGERPKTREETSPRASDSLENLLSNTVGRGRQKTIVLKVPVQEEVQEDQESGSETSDSVSNSGQPLSQNTNNVTLITLNSEEDYPAGTWLGDENNPEMRVRSPVSPADMLHISTNCRTAEKMALTLLDYLFHREVQAVSNLSGQGKHGKKQLDPLMIYGIRCHLFHKFAITESDWYRIKQSIDSKCRTAWRRKQRGQSLAVKSFSRRTPASQSSSDGVSAAETSAIETSTQQALHYALAGAAQQVQIHRIGEDGQVQVIPQGHLHIAQVPQGEQVQITQDSEGNLQIHQVHVGQDGQVNVLRGPQLIAVASTDGTGGVDASPLQGNDIQVQYVQLGTVTDHTGAVQMAGLH
- the banp gene encoding protein BANP isoform X2, translating into MMSEQDLVEIVQIAVADLNHEGHQTDVLENNDDADQPGRKRARMDISQEASIKSMLVSISQAICQRLDSMEAKLQVLEATCRGLVEKLDTVMGKNQSTIQVPMVSGSPFGATQTCDKVRCVVPQTNVIVSGERPKTREETSPRASDSLENLLSNTVGRGRQKTIVLKVPVQEEVQEDQESGSETSDSVSNSGQPLSQNTNNVTLITLNSEEDYPAGTWLGDENNPEMRVRSPVSPADMLHISTNCRTAEKMALTLLDYLFHREVQAVSNLSGQGKHGKKQLDPLMIYGIRCHLFHKFAITESDWYRIKQSIDSKCRTAWRRKQRGQSLAVKSFSRRTPASQSSSDGVSAAETSAIETSTQQALHYALAGAAQQVQIHRIGEDGQVQVIPQGHLHIAQVPQGEQVQITQDSEGNLQIHQVHVGQDGQVLRGPQLIAVASTDGTGGVDASPLQGNDIQVQYVQLGTVTDHTGAVQAEALTPALQAEMDVKEAIQLQQAENGEVVQIQMPGT
- the banp gene encoding protein BANP isoform X1; amino-acid sequence: MMSEQDLVEIVQIAVADLNHEGHQTDVLENNDDADQPGRKRARMDISQEASIKSMLVSISQAICQRLDSMEAKLQVLEATCRGLVEKLDTVMGKNQSTIQVPMVSGSPFGATQTCDKVRCVVPQTNVIVSGERPKTREETSPRASDSLENLLSNTVGRGRQKTIVLKVPVQEEVQEDQESGSETSDSVSNSGQPLSQNTNNVTLITLNSEEDYPAGTWLGDENNPEMRVRSPVSPADMLHISTNCRTAEKMALTLLDYLFHREVQAVSNLSGQGKHGKKQLDPLMIYGIRCHLFHKFAITESDWYRIKQSIDSKCRTAWRRKQRGQSLAVKSFSRRTPASQSSSDGVSAAETSAIETSTQQALHYALAGAAQQVQIHRIGEDGQVQVIPQGHLHIAQVPQGEQVQITQDSEGNLQIHQVHVGQDGQVNVLRGPQLIAVASTDGTGGVDASPLQGNDIQVQYVQLGTVTDHTGAVQAEALTPALQAEMDVKEAIQLQQAENGEVVQIQMPGT